A genomic segment from Chthoniobacterales bacterium encodes:
- a CDS encoding DUF2062 domain-containing protein, translating into MKPIHWRRSWAGKYLRHVPRIKHLRGTFLHRTLGDRFFDPRLWRWDRHGTALGLAIGAFFSVLPFPLQSIPAAFGAVLARVNVPAALVGCWITNPFTFAFFIYAQLKLGSLLLGKPSLAQQMNDLMQRLTFWELVKQAPGIWGVLMLGGIALGLILAVVCYFVVALGFDVSLRLLSRSRAARNPARQ; encoded by the coding sequence ATGAAGCCGATCCACTGGCGCCGTTCGTGGGCGGGCAAATACCTTCGGCATGTTCCTCGCATCAAACACCTGCGCGGCACGTTCCTGCACCGCACGCTCGGCGATCGTTTTTTCGACCCGCGACTGTGGCGATGGGACCGCCACGGCACCGCGCTCGGGCTGGCCATCGGCGCATTTTTCTCCGTGCTGCCGTTTCCGTTGCAGAGCATTCCGGCGGCTTTCGGAGCGGTGCTGGCCCGGGTGAACGTCCCGGCGGCGCTCGTCGGCTGCTGGATTACCAATCCGTTTACCTTTGCGTTTTTCATCTATGCGCAGCTGAAACTCGGCTCTCTTCTGCTCGGAAAGCCGTCGCTGGCGCAGCAGATGAACGACCTCATGCAGCGGCTCACTTTCTGGGAGTTGGTCAAGCAGGCGCCCGGCATCTGGGGCGTGCTGATGCTCGGGGGGATCGCCCTTGGCCTCATTCTGGCGGTCGTCTGTTATTTCGTGGTCGCGCTTGGCTTCGACGTGTCGCTGCGCCTGCTCTCGCGCTCGCGGGCGGCGAGGAATCCGGCCCGGCAATAG